CGACGTGCCCAATGTCGACGAATCCGAGGACAGTCTTCCCGACAATCCGATGCCCAGGCCGACCTTCCTCGACGAGAAGTCCGAACGGGCCAAGCCGCGCAGTCGTGACGGACAGGTGCTCGCGTGATCTGTGCGCCAGCGGTCGAGGACACGGTTGTTGTCCTCGACCGCTGCTAGCGTCGAGGTCATGGTCAGCACAGTCGAAGGTGACGGCGGCGACGAGATCTGTCTTGCGGACATCAGTGCTGCTCAGGACGGAGATGCTGCGGCATACGCGCGCCTTGTCGAGTCATGGGGCGGGCCGCTGTTGAGGTTTTGTCACCACCACTTGCCGGCCACGATGGACGCCGAGGATGTCGTCCAGGATGTTCTGTTGACGGCGTGGCAGAAGTTGCCCGATCTCGACGATCGATCCCGGTTCAGGGCGTGGATGTATACCATTGCTCGAAACCGTTGCCGAGAGGTCATTCGGACCGCCGGGCGACGCGCGACCGATCCGGTAGCTCCTGACGACGTTCCGGTGAGGATCGATACCCGTCAGGATCCGGCGAGGGCACATGCCAGGGACGCCGCGATGACGGCGTTGAGGAAGTGTGTCGACCGGCTGCCTGGCAACCAGAGGCGTATCTGGGTGATGGCCCACCTTGACGGCCTCGGATACGCCGAAATCGCTGACATTGAGGAATTACCGGTGTCCACCGTCCGTGGCCGTTTGGCCCGGGCGAGAGCCACCATTGCAGAGGAGATGGAACCATGGAGGTGAGTCTCGTGTGTGGCGCGGACATGAACCGCGTCTGGGACAATGCACTGGAGCCTCCCACCGAGCACGAGGTTGAGTGCCCGGCCTGTCAGGCGGTGCGCACCGAGGCTCTTCGTGCCGGTCAATTGCGTGACGACACGGTTGCCGAGGACGCCCAGACCAGGGTTGTCGTCGATCCGCTGAAATTGTCGTCGGTGTGGAGGTCCTACAGCGCTGACCTCTCACCGCGTCACTGCATCGTCAGCGATGATGGTGGCGACGTCGAGGTCAGGGAGACCGTGTTGGCCACGATCGTGCGCGAGACCCTGGCTGACCATGAGGATGGCAGGCTGGGGCGGGTCCGCTTCTCGATACCCCAAGCGCCGTTGAGATTGCGTATTGATCTGGAGGTTGCGCACGGCGTTCGGATCCCCGAATGTGCCGATCGGGTACGTCAGCGAGTCTCCTCGGAAATGTATCGACAACTGGGCGGGCGCCCGGAAGCCATTGACATCGCAGTGGAGGACATCCATG
The genomic region above belongs to Cutibacterium equinum and contains:
- a CDS encoding Asp23/Gls24 family envelope stress response protein; the protein is MEVSLVCGADMNRVWDNALEPPTEHEVECPACQAVRTEALRAGQLRDDTVAEDAQTRVVVDPLKLSSVWRSYSADLSPRHCIVSDDGGDVEVRETVLATIVRETLADHEDGRLGRVRFSIPQAPLRLRIDLEVAHGVRIPECADRVRQRVSSEMYRQLGGRPEAIDIAVEDIHA
- a CDS encoding RNA polymerase sigma factor: MVSTVEGDGGDEICLADISAAQDGDAAAYARLVESWGGPLLRFCHHHLPATMDAEDVVQDVLLTAWQKLPDLDDRSRFRAWMYTIARNRCREVIRTAGRRATDPVAPDDVPVRIDTRQDPARAHARDAAMTALRKCVDRLPGNQRRIWVMAHLDGLGYAEIADIEELPVSTVRGRLARARATIAEEMEPWR